A single region of the Acidithiobacillus acidisediminis genome encodes:
- the lptF gene encoding LPS export ABC transporter permease LptF: MHIRLPLWSREQITSHIRHSVLLYFGIACAVVLSLLAIGQLSQILQQVASGQLPLRVVLQLLGLSVPTLLVTVLPLALFFAVYLVFANLYRHNEMMAIHGAGIGLQKLLLGLLPSVLVLVLLEAGLALWWAPASQQHLQDESARLAAAAAQALIQPGSFAHLPDGRVIYVGQEAGNKDRYQEIFIDLSHVGAPDYATAAYGKVQIDKKAGVSLLLIDGQRYLGQPGQPGYKIWSFARYRVDLAAPQQSAAGGQSWSAMPLVQLFAELARPNTHMHAMAELEWRFFWPLFLPVIVLLAIPLAYAEPRHPGRAGGILVGILLLLGANNLLVALKENLIQGKIAPVPGLFWTWILLAVLAGYLFYRRQADLPLLPAWLRGVLP, encoded by the coding sequence ATGCATATTCGCTTACCTCTGTGGTCGCGCGAACAGATCACCAGTCATATCCGCCATTCTGTCTTGCTCTACTTTGGGATTGCCTGTGCTGTGGTGCTGTCCCTGCTCGCCATTGGTCAGCTGAGTCAGATCTTGCAACAGGTGGCTTCGGGACAGCTGCCGCTGCGGGTCGTGCTGCAGTTGTTGGGCCTGAGCGTTCCTACCCTGTTGGTGACTGTGCTGCCATTGGCACTCTTTTTTGCCGTGTACTTGGTCTTTGCCAATCTCTATCGACACAACGAGATGATGGCCATTCACGGTGCGGGTATTGGCTTGCAGAAGCTGCTGCTCGGCCTTTTGCCCAGCGTTCTGGTGCTCGTTCTCCTGGAGGCTGGTCTGGCGCTCTGGTGGGCTCCTGCCTCGCAACAACATTTACAGGACGAAAGTGCGCGTTTGGCGGCGGCGGCTGCACAAGCCCTGATTCAACCGGGTAGCTTTGCTCATCTTCCAGATGGACGGGTAATTTACGTGGGTCAGGAGGCTGGGAACAAAGATCGGTATCAGGAAATCTTTATCGATCTATCGCATGTGGGGGCGCCGGACTACGCAACGGCCGCCTATGGCAAGGTGCAGATCGACAAGAAGGCGGGGGTCTCGTTGCTGCTGATTGATGGTCAGCGCTATCTCGGCCAACCCGGTCAGCCGGGATACAAGATTTGGAGCTTCGCGCGCTACCGGGTCGACTTGGCCGCACCGCAACAAAGTGCGGCCGGTGGGCAGTCCTGGAGCGCAATGCCGCTGGTGCAGTTGTTTGCCGAGCTGGCGCGCCCAAATACGCATATGCACGCCATGGCCGAGCTGGAATGGCGATTTTTCTGGCCATTATTCCTTCCGGTCATCGTGCTTCTCGCGATTCCGCTGGCCTATGCTGAGCCGCGGCATCCTGGACGCGCGGGAGGGATTCTCGTGGGGATACTGTTGCTCCTGGGCGCAAACAATCTTCTGGTGGCGCTCAAGGAAAATCTGATTCAGGGCAAGATTGCACCAGTGCCCGGACTCTTCTGGACCTGGATTCTACTTGCAGTGTTGGCGGGCTATCTGTTCTACCGCCGGCAGGCCGACCTGCCGCTACTGCCAGCCTGGTTGCGTGGGGTTTTGCCATGA
- a CDS encoding DNA polymerase III subunit chi — protein MSGTVNFYQLPALPLSVVESRRAICRVIAKAWQVLGRVDVLAASPELQKNYDDLLWTFHAGAFLPHGSTIQEPVYLFSDPQQRRPEARALVLLEWPGELPAIADTVERLIDFIPAAEADREAARKRYRQCKQAGYSIQMFPLEA, from the coding sequence ATGTCGGGGACGGTCAACTTTTATCAGCTTCCTGCCCTGCCCCTGTCCGTGGTGGAGAGTCGGCGCGCGATTTGTCGGGTCATTGCCAAGGCGTGGCAGGTCCTGGGCCGTGTCGACGTCCTCGCCGCTAGCCCCGAGCTGCAGAAGAACTATGATGACCTGCTCTGGACCTTCCATGCTGGGGCCTTTCTCCCCCACGGCAGCACGATTCAGGAGCCCGTCTATCTGTTCTCCGATCCACAGCAGCGGCGCCCGGAGGCCCGCGCCCTGGTCCTGCTGGAATGGCCTGGAGAACTCCCCGCAATAGCGGATACGGTAGAGCGTCTCATCGACTTTATTCCCGCGGCCGAGGCAGATCGCGAAGCGGCGCGGAAACGCTACCGCCAGTGTAAGCAAGCGGGTTACAGTATCCAGATGTTCCCTTTGGAAGCTTGA
- a CDS encoding leucyl aminopeptidase, producing the protein MKISLEQNITIMDPCACLVIACHEQGQRTANAQKIEESSGGFLSRFLASGDFTAEPGQCQLLYGVPGIGAERLLLVGVGSGEKLADGKLQKAARALGQTIAKAQLTNVSLALCDVSIAHRSMSEAMEIWLRGILDAQYRFDQHKKPAKHPRRSLEQIHVLPAPENSATNQQEMQDAIATALAISQANDWARDLANQPGNICTPSWLAEQAVNMAAQRGIESEVLGPVEMEELGMHLLLGVAQGSRQEPRLIVLHYRGGAADAAPIVLVGKGLTFDAGGISLKPADKMDEMKYDMCGGAAALAAIQAAADLALPLNITVIVPASENLPDGQATKPGDIHRSMAGLSVEIINTDAEGRLILADALTYAKRFHPDVVIDMATLTGACIIALGHQTAAVLGNHEGLVAELLHAGRSSQDRAWELPLFEDYQEQLKSPFADLSNVGGRPAGTITAACFLSRFTEDYRWAHLDIAGVAWQSGENKGATGRPVPLLVHFLRQRAKAV; encoded by the coding sequence ATGAAAATTAGCTTGGAACAGAACATCACCATAATGGATCCATGCGCCTGTCTGGTAATCGCCTGTCATGAACAAGGACAACGCACGGCGAACGCCCAAAAAATAGAGGAAAGCAGCGGCGGCTTCCTCAGCCGCTTCCTTGCCTCCGGCGATTTTACGGCGGAGCCGGGACAATGTCAGCTTCTTTATGGTGTCCCCGGCATTGGCGCCGAGCGACTCCTGCTGGTCGGCGTTGGCAGTGGGGAAAAACTGGCCGATGGCAAACTGCAGAAAGCGGCCCGCGCCCTGGGGCAAACCATCGCCAAGGCCCAGCTTACCAATGTCAGTCTCGCCCTTTGCGACGTATCCATCGCCCACCGCAGCATGTCAGAGGCGATGGAGATCTGGCTGCGCGGCATCCTCGATGCGCAGTACCGCTTCGATCAACACAAGAAGCCCGCAAAACACCCGCGGCGCAGCCTGGAGCAGATCCATGTCCTGCCAGCTCCGGAAAACAGCGCGACAAACCAGCAAGAAATGCAAGATGCCATAGCTACGGCACTGGCAATCAGCCAAGCGAATGATTGGGCCCGCGACCTCGCCAACCAGCCAGGCAACATCTGTACTCCCAGCTGGCTGGCCGAACAAGCCGTAAATATGGCGGCGCAACGGGGAATCGAATCCGAAGTCCTCGGCCCAGTGGAGATGGAGGAACTGGGCATGCACCTCCTTCTGGGGGTGGCGCAAGGCTCCCGCCAGGAGCCGCGCCTGATCGTCCTGCACTACCGCGGCGGCGCTGCAGATGCAGCGCCCATCGTGCTGGTGGGCAAAGGGCTGACCTTCGATGCCGGAGGGATCTCTCTCAAGCCAGCAGACAAGATGGATGAGATGAAATACGACATGTGCGGTGGCGCCGCGGCCCTGGCCGCCATCCAGGCCGCTGCCGATCTTGCTCTGCCGCTCAATATCACGGTGATCGTACCCGCCTCGGAAAATCTCCCCGACGGGCAGGCGACCAAACCTGGCGACATTCATCGCAGCATGGCCGGCCTCAGCGTCGAAATCATCAACACCGATGCCGAGGGGCGCCTGATTCTGGCTGATGCCCTGACCTATGCCAAACGCTTTCATCCCGACGTGGTCATCGACATGGCCACGCTCACCGGTGCTTGCATCATTGCCCTTGGTCATCAAACCGCTGCGGTACTGGGCAATCACGAGGGCCTGGTGGCCGAGCTCCTGCACGCCGGTCGGAGCAGTCAGGATCGTGCCTGGGAGTTACCCCTCTTCGAGGACTACCAGGAACAGCTGAAAAGCCCCTTCGCCGACCTTAGCAATGTGGGTGGACGACCCGCTGGCACCATTACGGCCGCCTGTTTTCTTTCCCGTTTTACGGAGGACTACCGCTGGGCGCATCTGGATATCGCCGGCGTCGCTTGGCAAAGCGGGGAGAACAAGGGTGCAACCGGTCGCCCCGTACCGCTCCTGGTGCATTTCCTGCGTCAGCGCGCCAAGGCGGTCTGA